One genomic segment of Theobroma cacao cultivar B97-61/B2 chromosome 6, Criollo_cocoa_genome_V2, whole genome shotgun sequence includes these proteins:
- the LOC18595354 gene encoding uncharacterized serine-rich protein C215.13 yields MSLTTSRSKSHGSQVSTYHYPSPSIYSHHSSSSSSSAFASSSSSFASRSSTFFARATSPTRVNLYGRSSSPQSSPSVRFSINDRPISPGRSISFNKNNNAVSTGAHHQRSRTCLCSPTTHPGSFRCSLHKGLSMSRDHHHQNNRQPTTSSFHSSSALHFRRSAMKNSLVRIGGVEGELVKRALTALIRPSSHQQRRRAAFEPRPSRLSVMSKADDL; encoded by the coding sequence atgtcatTAACGACATCGAGGAGTAAATCACACGGTTCACAGGTCTCCACGTATCATTATCCATCGCCGTCGATTTATTCCCACCATTCTTCGTCATCCTCTTCTTCCGCGTTCGCCTCTTCAAGCTCAAGCTTCGCTTCAAGATCCTCCACCTTCTTCGCACGTGCGACTTCTCCCACACGTGTAAATCTGTACGGACGAAGCTCTTCTCCGCAGTCATCGCCGTCCGTCCGATTCTCCATCAACGATCGCCCGATATCTCCCGGACGTTCGATCTCCTTCAACAAGAACAACAATGCTGTGTCGACCGGGGCCCACCATCAGAGGAGTCGCACGTGTTTGTGTTCCCCCACGACGCACCCAGGCTCTTTCCGGTGCTCCCTCCACAAAGGATTGTCGATGTCAAgagatcatcatcatcagaaTAATCGTCAACCGACGACGTCGTCATTTCACTCGAGCAGTGCGTTGCATTTCAGGAGATCGGCAATGAAGAATTCGTTGGTGAGAATCGGAGGAGTGGAAGGAGAGTTGGTTAAGAGGGCGTTAACGGCTCTCATCAGGCCTTCTTCGCATCAGCAACGGCGCCGAGCCGCTTTTGAGCCGAGGCCCAGTCGGC
- the LOC18595356 gene encoding mediator of RNA polymerase II transcription subunit 15a isoform X1: MDNNNWRPTPPSGEPTMDTGDWRTQLQADSRQRIVNKIMDTLKRHLPFSGQEGLNELRKIAVRFEEKIFTAASSQSDYLRRISLKMLTMETKSQNSIPNTGNNGKPPDPESWVGSQAMQNQVHGQGQSIPIPLQSNQSQARQQLLPQNVPNNMASAGVQSSAGLQSGMPPVSGLTQNPIPNVVGQNSNMQNMSGITQNSLGQGMPSNIFANQQRQMQGRQQVHPQQQQQLYHHQLQHQLMRQKIQPGNLQPSLMQSHMQQQQQQNLLPPTQLQSSQQSGMQTSSVMQPTVMQSTPLPGLQQNQQSSLQQSTQSMLQQHQQSVLRQQQQPQQPASAGIHQQQTPMTQQSMMPQQHQQPPQPQQQQQPHVMGQQTNAANITQNQLIGQQNGIGDMQQQRLLGQPNNLSNLQQQQQQQQLMAQQTNLSNIHQQQLGPQSNISGLQQQQQQQQLIGTQPGNSSMQTNQQSLHMLSQPKVPLQQTQQSAPSLLPTQGQTSQQPPPQQQQQQLMSQMQSQATQSQQQLSLQQQPNQLPRDMQQRLQASGQASSPLLQSQNHIDQQKQLYQSQRAVPETSSTSLDSTAQTGHANGGDWQEEVYQKIKTMKETYLPELNEMYQKIAAKLQQHDSLPQQPKSDQLEKLKLFKTMLERIITFLSVSKANILPTFKDKLTSYEKQIINFINTNRPRKPASTLQQGQLPPPHMHSMQQPQPQINQTQSHDNQMNPQLQSINIQGSVPTMQTNNLTSLQHNSLSSLPGVSTAQQTMLNSLQPGSNLDSGQGNALGSMQQVAPGPLQQNPVSTSQQANISSLSSQSGISVLQQNMNPLQSNSNMLQHQHLNKPEQQMLQSQQLKQQYQQRQMQQQQYIQKQQLMQQQQQQQQQQQQQLHQQAKQQLPTQLQTHQIPQLHQMNDVNDMKMRQGMGVKPGVFQQHLPAGQRQSYTHQQLKPGSQFPISSPQLLQAASPQMPQHSSPQVDQQSLLTSISKTGTPLQSANSPFVVPSPSTPLAPSPMLGESEKPVPGTSSLSNAANVGHQQGTGVQPGSQSLAIGTPGISASPLLAEFTGADGTHPNALTTVSSRSNITEQPLERLMKAVKSMSPTALGASVSDIGSVVSMTDRIAGSAPGNGSRAAVGEDLVAMTKCRLQARNFITQDGMNGTKRMRRYTSAMPLNVVSSAGSVNDSFKQLTGSETSDLESTATSSVKRPRIEANHALLEEIREINLRLIDTVVDISDEDVDPSAAAATAEGGEGTIVKCSFSAVALSSNLKSQYMSAQMSPIQPLRLLVPTNYPNCSPILLDKFPVEVSKEYEDLSVKAKSRFSISLRTLSQPMSLGEIARTWDVCARAVISEHAQQSGGGSFSSKYGTWENCLSAA; encoded by the exons AATGGATACATTGAAGAGGCACCTTCCATTTTCTGGCCAAGAAGGTTTAAATGAACTCAGGAAAATTGCTGTAAGGTTTGAGGAAAAGATTTTTACGGCTGCAAGCAGCCAG TCTGATTATCTAAGGAGAATATCCTTGAAGATGCTTACAATGGAGACCAAGTCTCAGAATTCTATACCAAACACTGGGAATAACGGCAAACCTCCTGATCCAG AATCTTGGGTAGGTTCTCAGGCCATGCAGAACCAAGTTCATGGTCAAGGGCAATCAATTCCTATCCCACTACAAAGTAATCAGTCACAAGCACGTCAACAACTGTTGCCCCAGAATGTTCCAAATAACATGGCATCTGCTGGAGTTCAAAGTTCTGCTGGTTTACAATCTGGAATGCCTCCTGTCTCTGGTCTAACTCAGAATCCTATACCTAATGTTGTTGGTCAGAATTCCAACATGCAGAACATGTCTGGAATTACACAGAACTCACTGGGGCAAGGAATGCCTTCCAATATTTTTGCCAATCAGCAGAGGCAAATGCAAGGAAGGCAACAGGTGCATCCgcaacagcagcagcagctATACCATCACCAGTTACAGCATCAACTTATGCGGCAAAAGATTCAACCGGGAAATCTCCAACCGTCGCTCATGCAGTCTCATATGCAGCAACAGCAGCAGCAAAACCTGTTACCGCCTACTCAGTTGCAATCCTCTCAGCAATCTGGTATGCAAACATCATCTGTTATGCAGCCAACTGTTATGCAATCAACTCCTCTTCCTGGTCTTCAACAGAATCAGCAATCTTCTTTGCAACAGTCAACCCAGTCCATGCTTCAGCAGCATCAACAGTCAGTCCTTAGACAGCAGCAACAGCCACAACAGCCTGCCAGTGCTGGTATTCATCAACAACAAACACCAATGACACAGCAGTCAATGATGCCTCAGCAGCACCAGCAGCCTCCACAGCcacagcagcagcagcagccaCATGTAATGGGACAACAGACAAATGCTGCAAATATAACGCAGAATCAGTTAATTGGACAACAAAACGGTATTGGGGACATGCAGCAGCAGAGATTGCTAGGCCAGCCTAATAATCTTTCAAACCTGCAGCAACAGCAACAGCAGCAGCAGTTAATGGCTCAACAAACCAATCTCTCAAATATACATCAGCAACAGTTGGGTCCTCAGAGTAATATTTCAGGATTACAgcaacagcagcagcagcagcagttGATTGGAACCCAGCCGGGTAACTCAAGCATGCAAACTAATCAGCAATCTTTACACATGCTATCCCAGCCTAAGGTTCCACTCCAACAAACGCAGCAGAGTGCACCTAGTTTGTTACCAACTCAAGGACAGACATCCCAGCAGCCACCGccgcagcagcagcagcagcaattGATGTCGCAAATGCAATCTCAGGCTACTCAGTCGCAGCAACAGTTGAGTTTGCAACAGCAGCCCAATCAATTACCAAGAGATATGCAGCAGAGGCTTCAAGCATCAGGTCAAGCATCAAGTCCCTTGCTTCAATCCCAAAATCACATAGATCAGCAAAAGCAGTTGTATCAATCACAGAGAGCTGTTCCAGAGACATCATCAA CATCTTTAGATTCCACAGCTCAAACAGGACATGCAAATGGTGGTGATTGGCAAGAAGAGGTCTATCAGAAG ATCAAAACCATGAAAGAGACATACTTGCCTGAATTAAATGAGATGTACCAGAAAATCGCTGCCAAATTGCAGCAG CATGATTCTCTTCCACAGCAGCCTAAGTCAGACCAGCTTGAGAAGTTGAAATTATTCAAGACCATGTTGGAGCGCATTATAACTTTCTTATCAGTTTCCAAAGCAAATATCTTACCCACTTTCAAGGATAAGTTGACTTCATATGAGAAGcagataataaattttataaataccAATAGGCCAAGGAAGCCTGCCTCAACGCTGCAGCAAGGACAGCTTCCTCCACCTCATATGCATTCCATGCAGCAGCCACAACCTCAAATTAATCAGACACAGTCTCATGATAATCAAATGAACCCTCAGTTGCAGTCAATAAATATACAAGGTTCTGTGCCAACAATGCAGACGAACAATTTGACAAGTTTGCAGCACAATTCTTTGTCTTCTTTACCTGGGGTTTCAACAGCACAGCAGACCATGTTAAATTCGCTGCAGCCAGGTTCCAATTTGGATTCAGGACAAGGAAATGCCTTAGGCTCAATGCAGCAGGTCGCTCCAGGACCTTTACAACAAAATCCTGTGAGTACCTCCCAACAAGCAAATATCAGCAGTTTGTCATCACAAAGTGGTATAAGTGTTCTGCAGCAAAACATGAATCCTCTTCAGTCAAATTCCAACATGCTTCAGCACCAGCATCTAAACAAGCCGGAACAACAAATGCTGCAGTCACAACAGCTCAAACAGCAGTATCAACAGCGCCAGATGCAGCAGCAACAGTATATCCAGAAGCAGCAGCTAATGCAACAACAACAGCAACAacaacagcagcagcagcagcagttGCACCAGCAAGCAAAGCAACAGCTGCCCACACAGTTGCAGACACACCAGATACCACAGCTGCATCAGATGAATGATGTAAATGATATGAAAATGAGACAGGGGATGGGTGTTAAGCCGGGGGTCTTTCAACAACATCTCCCAGCAGGCCAGCGCCAATCTTATACCCATCAACAGTTGAAACCAGGTTCTCAATTTCCTATTTCTTCACCCCAGCTCCTTCAGGCTGCATCTCCCCAGATGCCTCAGCATTCTTCCCCACAGGTTGATCAGCAAAGCCTGCTAACATCCATCTCAAAAACTGGAACCCCTTTGCAATCTGCAAACTCACCTTTTGTTGTTCCTTCACCTTCAACTCCGTTGGCCCCATCACCTATGCTTGGGGAATCTGAAAAACCTGTTCCAGGCActtcttctctctcaaatGCTGCAAATGTTGGACATCAACAAGGAACTGGTGTTCAACCGGGCTCCCAATCCCTCGCAATTGGCACTCCTGGGATATCAGCCTCACCTCTCCTTGCAGAGTTCACTGGAGCAGATGGGACTCATCCTAATGCTTTGACAACTGTTTCTAGCAGGTCTAACATTACAGAGCAGCCTCTTGAACGTTTAATGAAGGCG GTGAAATCCATGTCACCTACAGCATTGGGTGCATCTGTAAGTGACATTGGCTCAGTTGTCAGCATGACTGACAGGATAGCAGGGTCAGCGCCAGGTAATGGATCTAGAGCTGCAGTTGGTGAGGATCTGGTTGCCATGACAAAGTGTCGTCTGCAAGCAAGAAATTTCATCACCCAAGATGGAATGAATGGGACAAAGAGAATGAGGCGTTACACTAGCGCCATGCCCCTAAATGTTGTATCATCTGCAGGGAGCGTAAATGATAGTTTCAAGCAATTAACTGGTTCAGAGACATCTGACTTGGAGTCAACTGCAACATCTAGTGTCAAGAGGCCTAGAATTGAG GCTAATCATGCCCTTTTGGAAGAAATTAGGGAAATAAACCTACGACTTATAGACACAGTGGTCGATATCAGTGATGAAGATGTTGATCCAAGTGCAGCAGCAGCAACTGCTGAAGGGGGTGAAGGAACCATTGTCAAGTGCTCTTTCAGTGCTGTGGCTCTCAGTTCAAACTTGAAATCACAGTATATGTCAGCACAAATG TCACCAATTCAGCCCCTGCGTTTGCTAGTTCCCACAAATTATCCAAATTGTTCCCCAATACTATTAGACAAGTTTCCTGTTGAAGTCAG TAAGGAGTACGAAGACCTTTCAGTTAAAGCGAAGTCAAGGTTTAGTATATCACTGCGAACCCTTTCACAGCCTATGTCACTTGGTGAGATAGCAAGGACTTGGGATGTTTGCGCCCGAGCCGTAATTTCTGAGCATGCGCAACAGAGTGGTGGAGGCAGCTTTAGCTCAAAATATGGGACTTGGGAGAACTGCTTGAGTGCTGCATAG
- the LOC18595356 gene encoding mediator of RNA polymerase II transcription subunit 15a isoform X2 gives MDNNNWRPTPPSGEPTMDTGDWRTQLQADSRQRIVNKIMDTLKRHLPFSGQEGLNELRKIAVRFEEKIFTAASSQSDYLRRISLKMLTMETKSQNSIPNTGNNGKPPDPGSQAMQNQVHGQGQSIPIPLQSNQSQARQQLLPQNVPNNMASAGVQSSAGLQSGMPPVSGLTQNPIPNVVGQNSNMQNMSGITQNSLGQGMPSNIFANQQRQMQGRQQVHPQQQQQLYHHQLQHQLMRQKIQPGNLQPSLMQSHMQQQQQQNLLPPTQLQSSQQSGMQTSSVMQPTVMQSTPLPGLQQNQQSSLQQSTQSMLQQHQQSVLRQQQQPQQPASAGIHQQQTPMTQQSMMPQQHQQPPQPQQQQQPHVMGQQTNAANITQNQLIGQQNGIGDMQQQRLLGQPNNLSNLQQQQQQQQLMAQQTNLSNIHQQQLGPQSNISGLQQQQQQQQLIGTQPGNSSMQTNQQSLHMLSQPKVPLQQTQQSAPSLLPTQGQTSQQPPPQQQQQQLMSQMQSQATQSQQQLSLQQQPNQLPRDMQQRLQASGQASSPLLQSQNHIDQQKQLYQSQRAVPETSSTSLDSTAQTGHANGGDWQEEVYQKIKTMKETYLPELNEMYQKIAAKLQQHDSLPQQPKSDQLEKLKLFKTMLERIITFLSVSKANILPTFKDKLTSYEKQIINFINTNRPRKPASTLQQGQLPPPHMHSMQQPQPQINQTQSHDNQMNPQLQSINIQGSVPTMQTNNLTSLQHNSLSSLPGVSTAQQTMLNSLQPGSNLDSGQGNALGSMQQVAPGPLQQNPVSTSQQANISSLSSQSGISVLQQNMNPLQSNSNMLQHQHLNKPEQQMLQSQQLKQQYQQRQMQQQQYIQKQQLMQQQQQQQQQQQQQLHQQAKQQLPTQLQTHQIPQLHQMNDVNDMKMRQGMGVKPGVFQQHLPAGQRQSYTHQQLKPGSQFPISSPQLLQAASPQMPQHSSPQVDQQSLLTSISKTGTPLQSANSPFVVPSPSTPLAPSPMLGESEKPVPGTSSLSNAANVGHQQGTGVQPGSQSLAIGTPGISASPLLAEFTGADGTHPNALTTVSSRSNITEQPLERLMKAVKSMSPTALGASVSDIGSVVSMTDRIAGSAPGNGSRAAVGEDLVAMTKCRLQARNFITQDGMNGTKRMRRYTSAMPLNVVSSAGSVNDSFKQLTGSETSDLESTATSSVKRPRIEANHALLEEIREINLRLIDTVVDISDEDVDPSAAAATAEGGEGTIVKCSFSAVALSSNLKSQYMSAQMSPIQPLRLLVPTNYPNCSPILLDKFPVEVSKEYEDLSVKAKSRFSISLRTLSQPMSLGEIARTWDVCARAVISEHAQQSGGGSFSSKYGTWENCLSAA, from the exons AATGGATACATTGAAGAGGCACCTTCCATTTTCTGGCCAAGAAGGTTTAAATGAACTCAGGAAAATTGCTGTAAGGTTTGAGGAAAAGATTTTTACGGCTGCAAGCAGCCAG TCTGATTATCTAAGGAGAATATCCTTGAAGATGCTTACAATGGAGACCAAGTCTCAGAATTCTATACCAAACACTGGGAATAACGGCAAACCTCCTGATCCAG GTTCTCAGGCCATGCAGAACCAAGTTCATGGTCAAGGGCAATCAATTCCTATCCCACTACAAAGTAATCAGTCACAAGCACGTCAACAACTGTTGCCCCAGAATGTTCCAAATAACATGGCATCTGCTGGAGTTCAAAGTTCTGCTGGTTTACAATCTGGAATGCCTCCTGTCTCTGGTCTAACTCAGAATCCTATACCTAATGTTGTTGGTCAGAATTCCAACATGCAGAACATGTCTGGAATTACACAGAACTCACTGGGGCAAGGAATGCCTTCCAATATTTTTGCCAATCAGCAGAGGCAAATGCAAGGAAGGCAACAGGTGCATCCgcaacagcagcagcagctATACCATCACCAGTTACAGCATCAACTTATGCGGCAAAAGATTCAACCGGGAAATCTCCAACCGTCGCTCATGCAGTCTCATATGCAGCAACAGCAGCAGCAAAACCTGTTACCGCCTACTCAGTTGCAATCCTCTCAGCAATCTGGTATGCAAACATCATCTGTTATGCAGCCAACTGTTATGCAATCAACTCCTCTTCCTGGTCTTCAACAGAATCAGCAATCTTCTTTGCAACAGTCAACCCAGTCCATGCTTCAGCAGCATCAACAGTCAGTCCTTAGACAGCAGCAACAGCCACAACAGCCTGCCAGTGCTGGTATTCATCAACAACAAACACCAATGACACAGCAGTCAATGATGCCTCAGCAGCACCAGCAGCCTCCACAGCcacagcagcagcagcagccaCATGTAATGGGACAACAGACAAATGCTGCAAATATAACGCAGAATCAGTTAATTGGACAACAAAACGGTATTGGGGACATGCAGCAGCAGAGATTGCTAGGCCAGCCTAATAATCTTTCAAACCTGCAGCAACAGCAACAGCAGCAGCAGTTAATGGCTCAACAAACCAATCTCTCAAATATACATCAGCAACAGTTGGGTCCTCAGAGTAATATTTCAGGATTACAgcaacagcagcagcagcagcagttGATTGGAACCCAGCCGGGTAACTCAAGCATGCAAACTAATCAGCAATCTTTACACATGCTATCCCAGCCTAAGGTTCCACTCCAACAAACGCAGCAGAGTGCACCTAGTTTGTTACCAACTCAAGGACAGACATCCCAGCAGCCACCGccgcagcagcagcagcagcaattGATGTCGCAAATGCAATCTCAGGCTACTCAGTCGCAGCAACAGTTGAGTTTGCAACAGCAGCCCAATCAATTACCAAGAGATATGCAGCAGAGGCTTCAAGCATCAGGTCAAGCATCAAGTCCCTTGCTTCAATCCCAAAATCACATAGATCAGCAAAAGCAGTTGTATCAATCACAGAGAGCTGTTCCAGAGACATCATCAA CATCTTTAGATTCCACAGCTCAAACAGGACATGCAAATGGTGGTGATTGGCAAGAAGAGGTCTATCAGAAG ATCAAAACCATGAAAGAGACATACTTGCCTGAATTAAATGAGATGTACCAGAAAATCGCTGCCAAATTGCAGCAG CATGATTCTCTTCCACAGCAGCCTAAGTCAGACCAGCTTGAGAAGTTGAAATTATTCAAGACCATGTTGGAGCGCATTATAACTTTCTTATCAGTTTCCAAAGCAAATATCTTACCCACTTTCAAGGATAAGTTGACTTCATATGAGAAGcagataataaattttataaataccAATAGGCCAAGGAAGCCTGCCTCAACGCTGCAGCAAGGACAGCTTCCTCCACCTCATATGCATTCCATGCAGCAGCCACAACCTCAAATTAATCAGACACAGTCTCATGATAATCAAATGAACCCTCAGTTGCAGTCAATAAATATACAAGGTTCTGTGCCAACAATGCAGACGAACAATTTGACAAGTTTGCAGCACAATTCTTTGTCTTCTTTACCTGGGGTTTCAACAGCACAGCAGACCATGTTAAATTCGCTGCAGCCAGGTTCCAATTTGGATTCAGGACAAGGAAATGCCTTAGGCTCAATGCAGCAGGTCGCTCCAGGACCTTTACAACAAAATCCTGTGAGTACCTCCCAACAAGCAAATATCAGCAGTTTGTCATCACAAAGTGGTATAAGTGTTCTGCAGCAAAACATGAATCCTCTTCAGTCAAATTCCAACATGCTTCAGCACCAGCATCTAAACAAGCCGGAACAACAAATGCTGCAGTCACAACAGCTCAAACAGCAGTATCAACAGCGCCAGATGCAGCAGCAACAGTATATCCAGAAGCAGCAGCTAATGCAACAACAACAGCAACAacaacagcagcagcagcagcagttGCACCAGCAAGCAAAGCAACAGCTGCCCACACAGTTGCAGACACACCAGATACCACAGCTGCATCAGATGAATGATGTAAATGATATGAAAATGAGACAGGGGATGGGTGTTAAGCCGGGGGTCTTTCAACAACATCTCCCAGCAGGCCAGCGCCAATCTTATACCCATCAACAGTTGAAACCAGGTTCTCAATTTCCTATTTCTTCACCCCAGCTCCTTCAGGCTGCATCTCCCCAGATGCCTCAGCATTCTTCCCCACAGGTTGATCAGCAAAGCCTGCTAACATCCATCTCAAAAACTGGAACCCCTTTGCAATCTGCAAACTCACCTTTTGTTGTTCCTTCACCTTCAACTCCGTTGGCCCCATCACCTATGCTTGGGGAATCTGAAAAACCTGTTCCAGGCActtcttctctctcaaatGCTGCAAATGTTGGACATCAACAAGGAACTGGTGTTCAACCGGGCTCCCAATCCCTCGCAATTGGCACTCCTGGGATATCAGCCTCACCTCTCCTTGCAGAGTTCACTGGAGCAGATGGGACTCATCCTAATGCTTTGACAACTGTTTCTAGCAGGTCTAACATTACAGAGCAGCCTCTTGAACGTTTAATGAAGGCG GTGAAATCCATGTCACCTACAGCATTGGGTGCATCTGTAAGTGACATTGGCTCAGTTGTCAGCATGACTGACAGGATAGCAGGGTCAGCGCCAGGTAATGGATCTAGAGCTGCAGTTGGTGAGGATCTGGTTGCCATGACAAAGTGTCGTCTGCAAGCAAGAAATTTCATCACCCAAGATGGAATGAATGGGACAAAGAGAATGAGGCGTTACACTAGCGCCATGCCCCTAAATGTTGTATCATCTGCAGGGAGCGTAAATGATAGTTTCAAGCAATTAACTGGTTCAGAGACATCTGACTTGGAGTCAACTGCAACATCTAGTGTCAAGAGGCCTAGAATTGAG GCTAATCATGCCCTTTTGGAAGAAATTAGGGAAATAAACCTACGACTTATAGACACAGTGGTCGATATCAGTGATGAAGATGTTGATCCAAGTGCAGCAGCAGCAACTGCTGAAGGGGGTGAAGGAACCATTGTCAAGTGCTCTTTCAGTGCTGTGGCTCTCAGTTCAAACTTGAAATCACAGTATATGTCAGCACAAATG TCACCAATTCAGCCCCTGCGTTTGCTAGTTCCCACAAATTATCCAAATTGTTCCCCAATACTATTAGACAAGTTTCCTGTTGAAGTCAG TAAGGAGTACGAAGACCTTTCAGTTAAAGCGAAGTCAAGGTTTAGTATATCACTGCGAACCCTTTCACAGCCTATGTCACTTGGTGAGATAGCAAGGACTTGGGATGTTTGCGCCCGAGCCGTAATTTCTGAGCATGCGCAACAGAGTGGTGGAGGCAGCTTTAGCTCAAAATATGGGACTTGGGAGAACTGCTTGAGTGCTGCATAG